Proteins encoded in a region of the Agromyces protaetiae genome:
- the nrdR gene encoding transcriptional regulator NrdR → MYCPFCRHPDSRVIDSRTSDDGLSIRRRRQCPECGGRFSTTETASLSVIKRSGVVEPFSREKVVLGVRKACQGRPVTDADLAVLAQRVEETIRSTGASQIEANDIGLAILPPLRELDEVAYLRFASVYQAFESLDDFESAIEALRAEHGRLPARPVE, encoded by the coding sequence ATGTACTGCCCCTTCTGCCGTCACCCCGATTCACGGGTCATCGACTCGCGCACGAGCGACGACGGTCTCTCGATCCGGCGACGTCGCCAATGCCCCGAGTGCGGCGGACGGTTCTCCACGACCGAGACCGCGAGCCTGTCGGTGATCAAGCGCAGCGGTGTCGTCGAGCCGTTCAGCCGCGAGAAGGTCGTGCTCGGCGTGCGGAAGGCGTGCCAGGGGCGCCCGGTCACCGACGCCGACCTGGCGGTCCTCGCGCAGCGGGTGGAAGAGACGATCCGCTCGACCGGCGCGTCGCAGATCGAGGCGAACGACATCGGCCTCGCGATCCTGCCGCCGCTCCGCGAGCTCGACGAGGTGGCGTACCTGCGGTTCGCCAGCGTCTACCAGGCGTTCGAGTCGCTCGACGACTTCGAGTCGGCGATCGAGGCCCTCAGAGCCGAACACGGACGGCTCCCGGCGCGGCCGGTCGAGTAG
- the hisD gene encoding histidinol dehydrogenase: MLRTIDLRGTRPTPSELLGLVPRAATDVQAALEPARELIDAVRAHGEQALLDQAERFDRARPATIRVPADELAAALVALDPEVRAAIEATIERVRAASLAQVPAAQTTVLAPGAVIEQRWQPVARVGLYVPGGKAVYPSSVVMNVVPAQVAGVRSIALASPPQADHGGRVHPTVAGVAALLGIDEVYAMGGAGAIGAFAYGVPDIGLEPVQRVTGPGNVFVAAAKRLVAGVTGIDAEAGPTDILVIADGTADADFVAADLVSQAEHDELAAAVLVTDSVELAQAVAGRLAERVAGTRHAARVRQSITGPQSAVVLVDDLEQAAAFANAFGPEHLEIQVADAEAVLTRIDNAGAIFVGPYSPVSLGDYAAGSNHVLPTGGTARYVSGLSAATFLRPQQVVRYDEPALREVAPVIAALSAEEDLPAHGEAVTARFTAERAGESPRAARG; encoded by the coding sequence ATGCTGCGCACCATCGATCTCCGCGGGACCCGTCCGACCCCCTCCGAGCTGCTCGGCCTCGTGCCGCGGGCGGCGACCGACGTGCAGGCCGCGCTCGAGCCCGCGCGCGAGCTCATCGATGCGGTGCGTGCGCACGGCGAGCAGGCGCTCCTCGACCAGGCCGAACGGTTCGACCGGGCACGCCCCGCGACGATCCGCGTCCCGGCCGATGAGCTGGCCGCCGCCCTCGTCGCGCTCGACCCGGAGGTCCGCGCGGCGATCGAGGCGACGATCGAGCGCGTGCGGGCGGCGAGCCTCGCGCAGGTGCCCGCGGCCCAGACGACGGTGCTCGCGCCGGGCGCGGTGATCGAGCAACGGTGGCAGCCCGTCGCCCGAGTCGGCCTCTACGTGCCGGGCGGCAAGGCCGTGTACCCCTCGAGCGTCGTCATGAACGTCGTGCCCGCCCAGGTCGCCGGCGTGCGGTCGATCGCCCTCGCCTCGCCACCCCAGGCCGACCACGGCGGCCGGGTCCACCCGACCGTCGCGGGCGTCGCGGCGCTGCTCGGCATCGACGAGGTCTACGCGATGGGCGGCGCCGGCGCGATCGGCGCGTTCGCGTACGGCGTGCCCGACATCGGGCTCGAGCCCGTGCAGCGGGTCACCGGGCCGGGCAACGTCTTCGTGGCCGCCGCCAAGCGTCTCGTCGCCGGCGTCACCGGCATCGATGCTGAGGCCGGGCCCACCGACATCCTCGTGATCGCCGACGGCACCGCCGACGCCGACTTCGTCGCGGCCGATCTCGTAAGCCAGGCCGAGCACGATGAGCTCGCCGCAGCCGTGCTCGTGACCGACTCCGTCGAGCTGGCCCAGGCCGTCGCCGGCCGGCTCGCCGAGCGGGTCGCGGGCACCCGGCACGCCGCTCGCGTGCGCCAGTCGATCACCGGGCCGCAATCGGCCGTCGTGCTGGTCGACGACCTCGAGCAGGCCGCCGCCTTCGCGAACGCCTTCGGGCCCGAGCACCTCGAGATCCAGGTGGCCGACGCGGAGGCCGTGCTCACGCGCATCGACAACGCCGGCGCGATCTTCGTCGGTCCCTACTCGCCGGTGAGCCTCGGCGACTACGCGGCCGGCTCCAACCACGTCCTGCCGACCGGGGGCACCGCCCGCTACGTGTCCGGCCTCTCGGCCGCGACCTTCCTGCGCCCGCAGCAGGTCGTCCGGTACGACGAGCCGGCGCTCCGCGAGGTCGCCCCGGTGATCGCCGCACTGTCGGCCGAAGAAGACCTGCCCGCGCACGGCGAGGCGGTCACGGCGCGCTTCACGGCGGAGCGTGCGGGCGAGTCCCCGCGCGCAGCGCGCGGGTAG
- the dnaE gene encoding DNA polymerase III subunit alpha translates to MLDGAARVGELMKAAVAEGMPAVAVTDHGNVFGAYDFWKQATDAGIKPIIGTEAYVTPGTHRSDKTRIRWGNGGGDDVSGSGAYTHMTLLSETTEGMHNLFRLSSRASIEGYYFKPRMDRELLQTYSKGLIATTGCPSGEVQTRLRLGQYDEAVKAAADFRDIFGADNYFAEIMDHGLGIEKRIMDDLLRLAKDLSLPLVATNDLHYTHAHDAKSHAALLCVQSGSTLDDPNRFKFDADEFYLKSAAEMRHVFRDHPEACDNTLAIAERCDVQFNTSANYMPRFPVPEGENEESWFIKEVERGLHDRYPDGIPADVRKQADYETGVISQMGFPGYFLVVADFINWSKNNGIRVGPGRGSGAGSMAAYAMKITDLDPLQHGLIFERFLNPDRVSMPDFDVDFDERRRGEVIKYVTEKYGEERVAQIVTYGTIKAKQALKDSSRVLGFPFGMGEKLTKAMPAAVMGKDIPLSGILDKDHPRYKEAGDIRALIETDAEAKTVFETALGLENLKRQWGVHAAGVIMSSDPLIDIIPIMKREQDGQIVTQFDYPACESLGLIKMDFLGLRNLTIIDDALDNIEANRGFRPVLEDLDLDDRAAYELLSRGDTLGVFQLDGGPMRSLLRQMKPDNFEDISAVIALYRPGPMGANSHINYALRKNGLQEITPIHPELAEPLKDILDTSYGLIIYQEQVMAIAQKVAGFSLGQADILRRAMGKKKKSELDKQYEGFSGGMIANGYSEAAIKMLWDILLPFSDYAFNKAHSAAYGVLSYWTAYLKAHYPAEYMAALLTSVGDARDKLALYLNECRRMGIKVLPPDVNESIGFFAAVGDDIRFGLGAVRNVGFNVVDAIRAARDTEGRFETFHDFLKKVPIQVANKRTVESLVKAGAFDSLGHTRRSLVEIHESAVESAVKEKRAAENGDVGFDFDSLFEDHEREAAPSPVPERPEWAKKQKLAFEREMLGLYVSEHPLDGLEAPLAKHASTTILDLTSSDATQDGDTVTVAGLVTSVQHRVARQSGNQYGMIEVEDFSGSITVMFMGKAYQEFAPGLVADSIAVVRGRVSMRDDGMNLHAYSVMTPEFGQSDESGPVMISMPDVRATTETISALGEVLSRHRGDTEVRLKLTKGQAARVFEVPYPVRVTADFYGELKSLLGPGCLT, encoded by the coding sequence ATGCTCGACGGTGCGGCCCGGGTGGGCGAGCTCATGAAGGCGGCCGTCGCCGAGGGCATGCCGGCCGTCGCGGTGACCGACCACGGCAACGTGTTCGGCGCCTACGACTTCTGGAAGCAGGCGACCGACGCCGGCATCAAGCCCATCATCGGCACCGAGGCCTACGTCACGCCGGGCACCCACCGCAGCGACAAGACGCGTATCCGGTGGGGCAACGGTGGCGGTGACGACGTCTCCGGCTCTGGCGCGTACACGCACATGACGCTGCTGTCGGAGACGACAGAGGGCATGCACAACCTCTTCCGGCTCTCGAGCCGCGCGTCGATCGAGGGGTACTACTTCAAGCCGCGCATGGACCGTGAGCTGCTGCAGACCTACTCGAAGGGCCTCATCGCCACGACCGGCTGCCCGTCGGGCGAGGTGCAGACCAGACTCCGGCTCGGCCAGTACGACGAGGCGGTCAAGGCCGCCGCCGACTTCCGCGACATCTTCGGCGCCGACAACTACTTCGCCGAGATCATGGACCACGGGCTCGGCATCGAGAAGCGCATCATGGACGACCTGCTGCGGCTCGCGAAAGACCTCTCGCTGCCGCTCGTCGCCACGAACGACCTGCACTACACGCACGCGCACGACGCGAAGAGTCACGCGGCGCTGCTCTGCGTGCAGTCGGGCTCGACGCTCGACGACCCGAATCGGTTCAAGTTCGACGCCGACGAGTTCTACCTGAAGTCGGCGGCCGAGATGCGCCACGTGTTCCGCGACCATCCCGAAGCGTGCGACAACACGCTCGCGATCGCCGAGCGGTGCGACGTCCAGTTCAACACCAGCGCGAACTACATGCCGCGCTTCCCGGTGCCCGAGGGCGAGAACGAAGAGAGCTGGTTCATCAAGGAGGTCGAGCGCGGCCTGCACGACCGGTACCCCGACGGCATCCCCGCAGATGTTCGCAAGCAGGCGGACTACGAGACCGGCGTCATCAGCCAGATGGGCTTCCCCGGCTACTTCCTCGTGGTCGCCGACTTCATCAACTGGTCCAAGAACAACGGCATCCGCGTGGGGCCCGGTCGCGGGTCCGGAGCCGGGTCCATGGCCGCGTACGCGATGAAGATCACCGACCTCGATCCGCTCCAGCACGGACTCATCTTCGAGCGGTTCCTGAACCCCGACCGCGTCTCGATGCCCGACTTCGACGTGGACTTCGACGAGCGTCGTCGCGGCGAGGTGATCAAGTACGTCACCGAGAAGTACGGCGAGGAACGCGTCGCGCAGATCGTCACCTATGGCACGATCAAGGCCAAGCAGGCGCTGAAGGACTCGAGCCGCGTGCTGGGCTTCCCGTTCGGCATGGGGGAGAAGCTCACCAAGGCCATGCCCGCGGCCGTCATGGGCAAAGACATCCCGCTGTCCGGCATCCTCGACAAGGACCACCCCCGGTACAAAGAGGCCGGCGACATCCGTGCGCTCATCGAGACCGACGCCGAGGCGAAGACGGTCTTCGAGACGGCGCTCGGCCTCGAGAACCTGAAGCGCCAGTGGGGCGTGCACGCGGCCGGCGTCATCATGTCGAGCGACCCGTTGATCGACATCATCCCGATCATGAAGCGCGAGCAGGACGGCCAGATCGTCACGCAGTTCGACTACCCCGCGTGCGAGTCGCTCGGCCTGATCAAGATGGACTTCCTCGGGCTCCGCAACCTCACGATCATCGACGACGCGCTCGACAACATCGAGGCCAACCGCGGGTTCCGGCCCGTGCTCGAAGACCTCGATCTCGACGATCGCGCGGCGTACGAACTGCTGTCGCGGGGCGACACGCTCGGCGTGTTCCAGCTGGACGGCGGGCCCATGCGTTCGCTCCTCCGTCAGATGAAGCCCGACAACTTCGAAGACATCTCGGCCGTCATCGCGCTCTACCGGCCGGGCCCCATGGGCGCGAACTCGCACATCAACTACGCCCTGCGCAAGAACGGCCTGCAAGAGATCACCCCGATCCACCCCGAGCTCGCCGAACCGCTGAAGGACATCCTCGACACGAGCTACGGCCTGATCATCTATCAGGAGCAGGTCATGGCGATCGCGCAGAAGGTGGCGGGGTTCTCGCTCGGTCAGGCCGACATCCTGCGCCGCGCCATGGGCAAGAAGAAGAAGTCCGAGCTCGACAAGCAGTACGAGGGCTTCTCGGGCGGCATGATCGCCAACGGCTACTCCGAGGCCGCGATCAAGATGCTCTGGGACATCCTGCTGCCCTTCTCCGACTACGCCTTCAACAAGGCGCACTCGGCCGCCTACGGCGTGCTCAGCTACTGGACCGCGTACCTCAAGGCGCACTACCCTGCCGAGTACATGGCCGCGCTGCTCACGAGCGTGGGCGACGCGCGCGACAAGCTCGCGCTCTACCTCAACGAGTGTCGGCGGATGGGCATCAAGGTGCTGCCGCCCGACGTCAACGAGTCGATCGGGTTCTTCGCGGCCGTCGGCGACGACATCCGCTTCGGGCTCGGCGCGGTCCGCAACGTCGGGTTCAACGTCGTCGACGCGATCCGCGCGGCGCGCGACACCGAGGGGCGATTCGAGACGTTCCACGACTTCTTGAAGAAGGTGCCGATCCAGGTCGCGAACAAGCGCACCGTCGAGTCGCTCGTGAAGGCCGGCGCATTCGACTCGCTCGGGCACACCCGGCGTTCGCTCGTCGAGATCCACGAGTCCGCGGTCGAGTCGGCGGTCAAGGAGAAGCGGGCCGCCGAGAACGGCGATGTCGGCTTCGACTTCGACAGCCTGTTCGAAGATCATGAACGCGAGGCGGCGCCCTCGCCGGTGCCCGAGCGGCCCGAATGGGCGAAGAAGCAGAAGCTCGCCTTCGAGCGCGAGATGCTCGGCCTGTACGTGTCCGAGCATCCGCTCGACGGCCTCGAGGCGCCGCTCGCGAAGCACGCCTCGACGACCATTCTCGACCTCACCTCGTCCGACGCCACGCAAGACGGCGACACCGTCACGGTCGCGGGGCTCGTGACGAGCGTCCAGCATCGGGTGGCACGCCAGTCCGGCAACCAGTACGGCATGATCGAGGTCGAGGACTTCTCCGGCTCGATCACCGTGATGTTCATGGGCAAGGCCTACCAGGAGTTCGCGCCAGGCCTCGTCGCCGACTCGATCGCCGTGGTCCGCGGCCGGGTCAGCATGCGCGACGACGGTATGAACCTGCACGCGTACAGCGTGATGACGCCCGAGTTCGGACAGAGCGACGAGAGCGGGCCGGTCATGATCTCCATGCCCGACGTGCGCGCCACGACCGAGACGATCTCGGCGCTCGGCGAGGTGCTCAGTCGGCACCGTGGCGACACCGAGGTCCGGCTGAAACTCACGAAGGGGCAGGCCGCCCGCGTGTTCGAGGTGCCCTACCCCGTGCGGGTCACCGCGGACTTCTACGGCGAGCTGAAGAGCCTGCTCGGTCCGGGCTGTCTCACCTGA
- a CDS encoding RluA family pseudouridine synthase, producing the protein MEHRALPVPDGLEGARVDAGLAKLLGFSRTQAADVATAGGVLVDGRVVDKSDRLHAGAWLDVSWEPPRPLEVEAIAVPDLGIVHDDDDLVVVDKPAGVAAHPSVGWTGPTVVGALAAAGFRISTSGAPERQGVVHRLDAGTSGLMVVAKSERAYTALKRAFHDREVEKIYHAVVQGHPDPLSGTIDAPVGRHPRSDWKFAVTADGKHAVTHYETIEAFPYASLLEIHLETGRTHQIRVHMAAQRHPCAGDAMYGADPRLSERLGLGRQWLHARELGFVHPGTGEWAVFTSDYPADLQRALDLLSGD; encoded by the coding sequence ATGGAGCATCGCGCGCTTCCCGTCCCAGACGGGCTCGAGGGCGCCCGCGTCGATGCGGGCCTCGCGAAGCTGTTGGGGTTCAGCCGGACGCAAGCGGCCGACGTCGCGACCGCCGGCGGCGTGCTCGTCGACGGCCGCGTCGTCGACAAGTCCGATCGCCTGCACGCGGGGGCGTGGCTCGACGTGAGCTGGGAGCCGCCCCGGCCGCTCGAGGTCGAGGCGATCGCCGTGCCCGACCTCGGCATCGTGCACGACGACGACGACCTGGTCGTCGTCGACAAGCCGGCGGGCGTCGCCGCGCATCCGTCCGTCGGATGGACGGGACCGACCGTCGTGGGGGCACTGGCCGCCGCCGGGTTCCGCATCTCCACATCGGGCGCACCCGAGCGACAGGGCGTCGTGCACCGGCTCGACGCCGGCACCAGCGGGCTCATGGTCGTCGCGAAGTCCGAGCGCGCCTACACGGCGCTGAAGCGGGCGTTCCACGACCGCGAGGTCGAGAAGATCTACCACGCCGTCGTCCAGGGGCATCCCGACCCGCTCTCGGGCACGATCGACGCACCGGTCGGCCGGCACCCCCGCTCGGACTGGAAGTTCGCGGTCACGGCCGACGGCAAGCACGCCGTGACCCACTACGAGACGATCGAAGCGTTCCCATACGCGTCGCTGCTCGAGATCCACCTCGAGACCGGCCGCACCCACCAGATCCGCGTGCACATGGCCGCGCAGCGGCACCCCTGCGCGGGCGACGCCATGTACGGCGCCGACCCCAGGTTGAGCGAGCGACTCGGGCTCGGCCGGCAGTGGCTGCACGCGCGCGAGCTCGGGTTCGTGCACCCCGGCACGGGGGAGTGGGCCGTGTTCACGAGCGACTACCCGGCCGACCTGCAGCGTGCGCTCGATCTGCTCAGCGGCGACTGA
- the lspA gene encoding signal peptidase II, translating into MTALAVLFGAAIAAYGLDQLSKALVVAHLTEGEAVPVLGTVLQWQFVRNPGAAFSIASGMTWIFTILAAAVITFIVWFARRIRSVAWALVFGLLLGGVLGNLTDRLFREPSFGLGHVIDFIWTPWLLPAIYNLADIAIVSSMVLFMILTIRGIGLDGSRERRSADEAPVAQPAAEA; encoded by the coding sequence GTGACCGCGTTGGCCGTCCTCTTCGGGGCGGCCATCGCGGCGTACGGGCTCGATCAGCTGAGCAAGGCCCTCGTCGTCGCCCACCTCACCGAGGGCGAGGCGGTTCCGGTGCTCGGCACCGTGCTGCAGTGGCAGTTCGTCAGGAACCCGGGCGCGGCGTTCTCCATCGCGAGCGGGATGACCTGGATCTTCACGATCCTCGCCGCAGCGGTCATCACGTTCATCGTGTGGTTCGCACGGCGCATCCGCTCGGTCGCGTGGGCGCTGGTGTTCGGGTTGTTGCTGGGCGGCGTGCTCGGCAACCTGACCGACCGGCTGTTCCGGGAGCCGAGCTTCGGGCTCGGGCATGTCATCGACTTCATCTGGACGCCGTGGCTGCTGCCGGCGATCTACAATCTCGCCGACATCGCGATCGTGTCGAGCATGGTGCTCTTCATGATCCTCACCATCCGCGGCATCGGGCTCGACGGTTCGCGCGAGCGACGGTCGGCCGATGAGGCGCCCGTGGCTCAGCCCGCGGCGGAGGCCTGA
- a CDS encoding DivIVA domain-containing protein yields MALTPEDVVNKRFQATKFREGYDQDEVDDFLDEVVVELRRLNQENEELRQRLAAAEARGGDSSRTAPVAPAPAVSAPTPATAYAEPAAPPPTVAVPTQQATPQSEIDEQTSTTNLLQLARRLHEEHVREGVEKRDALIAEGHATAARVVAEAEAKSRAQMNILDQERIALEKRVDELRVFERDYRQKLKSYIEVQLRELDTATPVQVSGNQGFSGSGANRQGEAAPSPTFQGFGG; encoded by the coding sequence ATGGCGCTAACTCCGGAAGATGTGGTCAACAAGCGCTTCCAGGCAACGAAGTTCCGCGAGGGCTACGACCAGGACGAGGTCGACGACTTCCTCGACGAGGTGGTCGTCGAGCTGCGCCGCCTGAACCAGGAGAACGAGGAGCTGCGCCAGCGGCTCGCTGCCGCCGAGGCGCGCGGCGGCGACTCGTCGCGCACGGCCCCGGTCGCGCCGGCGCCGGCCGTCTCGGCGCCGACGCCCGCCACGGCCTACGCTGAGCCGGCCGCGCCGCCGCCCACCGTGGCCGTGCCCACCCAGCAGGCCACGCCGCAGTCCGAGATCGACGAGCAGACCAGCACCACGAACCTGCTGCAGCTGGCCCGCCGGCTGCACGAGGAGCACGTGCGCGAGGGCGTCGAGAAGCGCGATGCGCTCATCGCCGAGGGCCACGCCACGGCGGCGCGCGTCGTCGCCGAGGCCGAGGCCAAGTCGCGCGCGCAGATGAACATCCTCGATCAGGAGCGCATCGCGCTCGAGAAGCGGGTCGACGAGCTGCGGGTCTTCGAGCGCGACTACCGCCAGAAGCTCAAGAGCTACATCGAGGTCCAGCTGCGCGAGCTCGACACCGCGACGCCGGTCCAGGTCTCGGGCAACCAGGGCTTCTCCGGCTCGGGTGCGAACCGTCAGGGCGAGGCCGCACCGTCGCCGACGTTCCAGGGCTTTGGCGGCTGA
- a CDS encoding YggT family protein, with the protein MGALSVVWSILSTLLLIYFFVMWARFVLDLVRTFNRHWRPTGFWLVVVELVYTVTDPPVRFFRRLVPPIRIGQIALDLGWSLAMLVVIVLMTIVSGLSAATAVAAA; encoded by the coding sequence GTGGGAGCACTTTCGGTCGTCTGGAGCATCCTCTCGACGCTCCTCCTGATCTATTTCTTCGTCATGTGGGCGCGCTTCGTGCTCGACCTGGTCCGAACCTTCAACCGGCACTGGCGGCCGACCGGGTTCTGGCTGGTCGTCGTCGAGCTGGTGTACACCGTCACCGACCCGCCCGTGCGGTTCTTCAGGCGGCTCGTGCCGCCGATCCGCATCGGGCAGATCGCGCTGGATCTGGGCTGGAGCCTCGCCATGCTCGTGGTCATCGTGCTGATGACCATCGTCTCCGGGCTGTCGGCGGCCACGGCCGTCGCCGCCGCCTGA
- a CDS encoding cell division protein SepF codes for MSNPLKKTMVYLGLADEELEAETPQAHAPAASQPAPAPVVQAAPAPKGGAAVTPLRKSQPQPVPTTLQADMNEILTVHPRQYRDAQVIAESFREGVPVIINLSQMSDNDARRLIDFASGLSQGLHGKIERVTSKVFLLSPAHVVVSGETGSGEGDADATFFAHA; via the coding sequence ATGTCGAACCCGCTGAAGAAGACGATGGTCTACCTCGGACTCGCCGACGAGGAACTCGAGGCCGAGACGCCGCAGGCGCACGCCCCGGCCGCGAGCCAGCCCGCGCCCGCGCCCGTCGTCCAGGCCGCACCCGCCCCCAAGGGCGGCGCCGCAGTGACGCCGCTGCGGAAGTCGCAGCCGCAGCCCGTCCCCACGACCCTGCAGGCGGATATGAACGAGATCCTCACGGTCCACCCGCGCCAGTACCGCGACGCCCAGGTCATCGCCGAGTCGTTCCGCGAGGGCGTGCCGGTGATCATCAACCTGTCGCAGATGTCCGACAACGACGCTCGGCGCCTCATCGACTTCGCCAGCGGCCTGTCGCAGGGCCTGCACGGCAAGATCGAGCGCGTGACGAGCAAGGTGTTCCTGCTGTCACCGGCGCACGTGGTCGTCTCGGGCGAAACCGGCAGCGGCGAGGGCGACGCGGACGCGACGTTCTTCGCACACGCGTAG
- a CDS encoding YggS family pyridoxal phosphate-dependent enzyme, with amino-acid sequence MTTEPPTTGPAQAGGPGEPGGLGGRLARVREGVADAAAEAGRSAEEITTIVVTKFHPASLVAELAALGVGDVGENRHQEAQAKAAELGPSWPDLRWHFVGQLQSKKARQVRAYASAIHSVDRAALVDALRSDEASVDAFVQVNLTDDPGRGGVAPGELDALVERVLATPGLRLRGLMAVAPLGVPARPEFARVRELSERVRRLAPDAGALSMGMSHDYRDAILEGATHLRIGTAITGNRPA; translated from the coding sequence GTGACCACCGAGCCGCCGACGACCGGGCCCGCCCAGGCGGGCGGGCCGGGTGAGCCGGGCGGGCTCGGCGGACGGCTCGCGCGGGTGCGCGAGGGCGTGGCGGATGCCGCGGCGGAGGCCGGCCGCAGCGCCGAGGAGATCACGACGATCGTTGTGACCAAGTTCCACCCCGCCTCGCTCGTCGCCGAGCTCGCCGCGCTCGGCGTCGGCGATGTCGGCGAGAACCGCCATCAGGAGGCCCAGGCGAAGGCCGCCGAGCTCGGGCCCAGCTGGCCCGATCTCCGCTGGCACTTCGTCGGGCAGCTGCAGAGCAAGAAGGCGCGACAGGTGCGCGCGTACGCGAGTGCGATCCACTCGGTCGACCGTGCGGCGCTCGTCGACGCGCTGCGCTCCGACGAGGCATCCGTCGACGCGTTCGTCCAGGTGAACCTGACGGACGATCCCGGGCGGGGCGGCGTCGCGCCCGGCGAGCTCGACGCGCTCGTCGAGCGCGTACTGGCCACGCCGGGGCTGCGGCTGCGCGGCCTGATGGCGGTCGCACCGCTCGGTGTCCCCGCCCGACCCGAGTTCGCGCGCGTTCGTGAGCTCTCCGAACGGGTCCGCCGGCTCGCGCCCGACGCAGGTGCGCTGTCGATGGGCATGAGCCACGACTACCGCGACGCGATTCTCGAAGGCGCGACACACCTTCGCATCGGCACGGCAATCACGGGGAATCGGCCCGCCTGA
- the ftsZ gene encoding cell division protein FtsZ — protein MSTNQNYLAVIKVVGIGGGGVNAVNRMIELGLRGVEFIAINTDAQALLMSDADVKLDVGRDLTRGLGAGADPEVGRRAAEDHAEEIEEALAGADMVFVTAGEGGGTGTGGAPVVARIAKSIGALTIGVVTKPFSFEGKRRQTQAEQGVGRLKEEVDTLIVVPNDRLLEISDRGISMLEAFSTADQVLLAGVQGITDLITTPGLINLDFADVKSVMQGAGSALMGIGSSRGADRSIKAAELAVASPLLEASIDGAHGVLLSIQGGSNLGIFEINDAARLVQEAVHPEANIIFGAVIDDTLGDEVRVTVIAAGFDGGEPQAKAQLEDQSEARRTAAVPAAVGAAVGGAGALGGAGALGGSIADGGELASEIDIEELVETANWGEIDPPAGDQIVTDPAFDDDGDDLDIPDFLK, from the coding sequence ATGTCGACTAACCAGAACTACCTCGCCGTCATCAAAGTCGTCGGCATCGGCGGCGGCGGTGTGAACGCGGTGAACCGCATGATCGAGCTCGGTCTGCGCGGCGTCGAGTTCATCGCGATCAACACCGATGCACAGGCGCTGCTCATGTCGGACGCCGACGTGAAGCTCGACGTCGGCCGAGACCTCACGCGAGGCCTCGGCGCGGGCGCCGACCCCGAGGTGGGCCGTCGCGCCGCCGAGGACCACGCCGAGGAGATCGAGGAGGCGCTCGCGGGCGCCGACATGGTCTTCGTGACCGCCGGTGAGGGCGGTGGCACCGGCACGGGCGGCGCGCCCGTCGTCGCCCGCATCGCCAAGTCGATCGGCGCGCTCACGATCGGTGTGGTGACGAAGCCGTTCAGCTTCGAGGGCAAGCGCCGGCAGACCCAGGCCGAGCAGGGCGTCGGCCGGCTGAAGGAAGAGGTCGACACCCTCATCGTGGTGCCGAACGACCGGCTGCTGGAGATCAGCGACCGCGGGATCTCGATGCTCGAGGCGTTCTCGACCGCCGACCAGGTGCTGCTCGCCGGTGTGCAGGGCATCACCGACCTGATCACGACCCCCGGCCTGATCAACCTCGACTTCGCGGACGTCAAGTCGGTCATGCAGGGCGCGGGCTCCGCGCTCATGGGCATCGGCTCGTCACGCGGTGCCGACCGGTCGATCAAGGCCGCCGAGCTCGCGGTCGCGAGCCCGCTGCTCGAAGCCTCGATCGATGGCGCGCACGGCGTGCTGCTCTCGATCCAGGGCGGATCGAACCTCGGCATCTTCGAGATCAATGACGCCGCCCGGCTCGTCCAGGAGGCCGTGCACCCCGAGGCGAACATCATCTTCGGTGCCGTCATCGACGACACCCTGGGCGACGAGGTCCGGGTCACGGTCATCGCCGCGGGCTTCGACGGCGGCGAACCGCAGGCCAAGGCACAGCTCGAGGACCAGTCCGAGGCGCGGCGTACCGCCGCTGTGCCGGCGGCGGTCGGCGCGGCCGTCGGCGGCGCCGGTGCGCTCGGCGGTGCGGGCGCCCTCGGCGGCTCGATCGCCGACGGCGGCGAGCTGGCCTCCGAGATCGACATCGAAGAGCTCGTCGAGACCGCCAACTGGGGCGAGATCGACCCGCCTGCCGGCGATCAGATCGTCACCGACCCGGCGTTCGACGACGACGGCGACGACCTCGACATCCCCGACTTCCTGAAGTGA